One Nitrospirota bacterium genomic window carries:
- a CDS encoding DUF21 domain-containing protein, translated as MEELAASVGPKLLILLGLLLLSFLFSASEAALFSLSPLDLAGLKRERPEAFTKLSRFLSTPRRVLVTLLLGNELANVGASAVATALVVQQVGEDLKWLAAVIMFPTVLLFCELTPKTLSLRYRLRAALLVRAPLQVFFFLVSPAVVFLRFIADGVIKLAARRAPPADSGLAEKDYKRMVRRAARDGSLTPSEQGLIEATFTLADVGVGEVMTPRDKVFAVPVSSSYEDLLWGFKQKQFRRIPVYEGSPDRIVGVVHVKELLRPVAVQKIKETGSVALVMRRPLFVDRNRKLDEIFSKLNREKTHMAFVKGEKGELLGLVTMDDVLSRIMQEVSGPRSAPEAGAARGPHEDSSRRPWSGAEGAGLR; from the coding sequence TTGGAAGAGCTAGCGGCTTCGGTCGGGCCCAAACTTCTGATTCTCCTGGGCCTGCTCCTGCTTTCCTTCCTCTTTTCCGCATCCGAAGCGGCGCTTTTCTCGCTTAGCCCGCTTGATCTGGCCGGCCTCAAGCGCGAACGTCCCGAAGCCTTCACGAAACTCTCCCGGTTCCTTTCCACTCCGCGGCGGGTGCTGGTCACGCTGCTGCTGGGCAACGAGTTGGCCAACGTCGGTGCGAGCGCCGTGGCGACGGCGCTGGTGGTTCAGCAGGTGGGCGAAGATTTGAAATGGCTGGCCGCCGTGATCATGTTTCCGACGGTCCTGCTCTTCTGCGAGCTGACGCCGAAGACCCTTTCGTTGAGGTATCGATTGCGGGCGGCATTGCTCGTGAGGGCGCCGCTTCAGGTGTTTTTCTTCCTGGTATCGCCGGCGGTCGTCTTTCTGCGTTTCATTGCGGATGGCGTCATCAAACTGGCGGCGCGGCGGGCCCCGCCGGCCGATTCAGGCCTGGCGGAAAAGGATTACAAACGGATGGTGCGGCGTGCCGCGCGCGACGGGTCGCTCACCCCGTCCGAGCAGGGCCTGATCGAAGCCACGTTCACACTGGCCGATGTGGGTGTGGGAGAGGTCATGACCCCGCGGGACAAAGTGTTCGCGGTTCCGGTCTCCAGCAGCTACGAAGATCTCCTCTGGGGATTCAAACAGAAGCAGTTCAGGCGGATTCCCGTGTACGAGGGATCGCCCGATCGCATCGTGGGGGTGGTCCATGTGAAAGAGCTCCTGCGACCCGTGGCCGTCCAGAAAATCAAGGAGACGGGGTCCGTGGCCTTGGTGATGCGGCGGCCGCTTTTTGTAGATCGAAACCGAAAACTGGACGAGATTTTCTCCAAGCTGAACCGGGAGAAGACACACATGGCGTTTGTGAAGGGCGAGAAGGGGGAACTCCTGGGGCTTGTGACGATGGACGACGTACTCTCGAGGATCATGCAGGAGGTCTCGGGCCCAAGAAGCGCGCCGGAAGCAGGGGCGGCGCGAGGACCCCACGAAGATTCTTCTCGCCGTCCGTGGAGCGGAGCGGAGGGGGCAGGCCTTAGGTGA
- a CDS encoding DUF342 domain-containing protein: MPELSDLAAAPPGAGSRSLILRVTVSPDEMEATATFNPLDLPLNLPRPISAEDLSEAVHDRKVVRGILDAPVADCLEKIRQREAFEGVLIARGEAAGKGIDAEFKWAEPRSQDRAPSPADEPVDFRERSTVRSVSAGDLIATKREAIAGRDGFTVTGRVLPGHAGRDESPAAGKNVEILRREDGLLEYRATTGGSCRIVENRMEVSQLTVIQGDVDLSTGNIRCKGNLEVRGRVANGFKIEVEGDLDVHEVVEAADITAGGNVRLERGVMGQDKAVIRCKGSLRAMYVERATLEVYGDVEVGNALLDSRVSCGGKIRALKGKGAILGGEVRAAQGIEVKKLGSEMAAPTSVEVGIDFVREKELKDLNLTLKTVTEELMKIERTISKDVLGREDLSWVPEEKRPQIEKIVNHWRALHLQKQQIEERRQLLQQGGGTRGSDRPTIKVTEKLAARVRVRIGPAVSTIDREYGGVTIYGGSGKNDIKIVQR, from the coding sequence ATGCCCGAGCTTTCGGATCTCGCCGCCGCGCCGCCGGGAGCCGGTTCGCGTTCGCTCATCCTTCGCGTAACCGTGTCTCCTGACGAGATGGAAGCGACTGCCACCTTCAACCCACTCGACCTGCCGCTCAATCTTCCCCGCCCGATCTCGGCGGAGGATCTGAGCGAGGCCGTGCACGATCGAAAAGTGGTTCGAGGCATCCTCGACGCCCCCGTCGCGGACTGTCTGGAGAAGATCCGGCAGAGGGAAGCTTTCGAAGGGGTGCTCATCGCCCGCGGCGAGGCGGCCGGCAAGGGGATCGACGCCGAATTCAAATGGGCGGAACCGCGATCCCAGGATCGGGCCCCATCGCCGGCGGATGAGCCGGTCGACTTCAGGGAACGGTCGACCGTCCGCTCGGTTTCAGCGGGCGACCTGATCGCGACCAAGCGGGAGGCCATCGCGGGACGCGACGGGTTCACCGTCACGGGCCGTGTACTCCCCGGCCATGCCGGACGGGATGAATCCCCGGCCGCCGGCAAGAACGTGGAGATCCTCCGGCGGGAAGACGGACTTCTCGAATACCGCGCAACCACCGGCGGCTCCTGCCGCATTGTCGAAAATCGGATGGAGGTCAGCCAGCTGACCGTCATTCAAGGCGACGTGGACCTCTCCACCGGAAACATTCGTTGCAAGGGAAACTTGGAAGTCCGCGGCCGCGTGGCCAATGGTTTCAAGATCGAGGTGGAAGGCGACCTGGATGTACACGAGGTCGTCGAAGCAGCGGATATCACCGCGGGCGGAAACGTCCGCTTGGAGCGCGGCGTCATGGGACAGGACAAAGCGGTGATTCGCTGCAAGGGGAGCTTGCGCGCCATGTACGTGGAGCGGGCCACGCTCGAGGTCTACGGGGACGTTGAAGTGGGAAACGCCCTTCTCGACAGCAGAGTCTCCTGTGGCGGAAAGATTCGGGCGCTCAAAGGCAAGGGGGCCATCCTCGGAGGAGAGGTTCGGGCCGCCCAGGGAATCGAAGTCAAGAAACTCGGCTCGGAGATGGCCGCGCCCACGTCCGTGGAGGTGGGGATCGATTTCGTGCGCGAGAAAGAGTTGAAGGACCTCAACCTCACCCTGAAAACGGTCACGGAAGAGCTCATGAAGATCGAACGCACGATTTCGAAGGACGTCCTCGGCCGGGAGGACCTATCCTGGGTGCCCGAGGAGAAGCGCCCGCAGATCGAGAAGATCGTCAACCACTGGAGAGCCTTGCATCTTCAGAAGCAGCAGATCGAGGAACGCAGGCAACTCCTCCAGCAGGGGGGCGGCACGCGGGGGTCCGATCGGCCGACGATCAAGGTAACCGAGAAGCTCGCGGCGCGGGTACGCGTCCGCATCGGGCCGGCCGTGAGCACCATCGACCGGGAATACGGAGGCGTTACGATCTACGGGGGCAGCGGCAAGAATGACATCAAGATCGTTCAGCGTTGA
- a CDS encoding LytR C-terminal domain-containing protein yields MKRHTAPRRLAAAILGLTVCCSTLPAFALSIKVLNGTRTTGRAAQMGSFLKKHGFTVSKVDKADKIFDSTVIYYKDGARDDAKKIADLMPSTQSIKPLSWESQFDLIIVVGNDHSAQGEPSAEPSQEPPAPQSVASTTSEEAPSPDPNSGKVTSTPPASAEPEVPEVEEEREAAGAPTPGEAAGEAAETAPPTAPKPAAPAKPAATGKPKVAKPKSTKPASPAATRAAPTSPSASKAAAKTSSPAPKPEPAGYTEIGAVDLMKQVADHIGKNVRVQDEFMDQSNYFLGMKDHGIGPEEYVEFFSGENRVNLIIYIAKSNRDALGTLNALKRGDKVIVHGKVFAKNPIGRPLLMADRLDRG; encoded by the coding sequence ATGAAAAGGCACACCGCTCCCCGCCGGCTCGCGGCGGCAATTCTGGGCTTGACGGTCTGTTGCTCCACTCTCCCGGCTTTCGCCCTTTCCATCAAAGTCCTCAACGGTACGCGTACGACGGGCCGCGCGGCGCAAATGGGAAGTTTTCTCAAGAAGCACGGATTCACCGTCTCCAAGGTGGACAAAGCGGACAAGATCTTCGACTCCACCGTCATCTACTACAAAGACGGCGCCCGGGACGACGCGAAAAAAATAGCCGATCTCATGCCGTCCACTCAATCGATCAAGCCGCTTTCCTGGGAGAGCCAGTTCGACCTGATCATCGTCGTCGGAAATGATCACTCGGCTCAGGGCGAACCGTCGGCGGAGCCTTCGCAGGAGCCTCCCGCTCCCCAATCCGTTGCATCAACCACCTCGGAAGAAGCTCCCTCCCCGGATCCAAATTCCGGCAAAGTCACAAGCACACCTCCGGCAAGCGCCGAACCTGAAGTCCCTGAGGTGGAGGAAGAGCGTGAGGCGGCGGGTGCTCCCACTCCGGGGGAAGCCGCCGGAGAGGCTGCCGAAACGGCTCCTCCCACTGCGCCCAAGCCGGCCGCACCGGCCAAGCCCGCCGCCACCGGCAAGCCTAAGGTTGCCAAACCCAAATCAACCAAGCCGGCGAGCCCAGCCGCAACCCGGGCGGCGCCGACCTCACCGTCCGCTTCGAAAGCAGCCGCCAAAACGTCCTCGCCTGCGCCAAAGCCGGAACCCGCGGGCTACACCGAAATCGGGGCCGTTGATCTTATGAAACAAGTGGCAGACCACATCGGGAAGAACGTACGGGTGCAGGACGAGTTCATGGACCAATCGAACTATTTTCTCGGAATGAAGGACCACGGGATTGGTCCCGAAGAGTACGTCGAGTTTTTCTCGGGCGAGAACCGGGTGAATCTGATCATTTACATCGCGAAGTCGAATCGCGACGCCTTGGGCACGTTGAACGCACTCAAGCGTGGCGACAAGGTCATCGTCCACGGGAAAGTCTTCGCCAAGAACCCCATCGGCCGACCTCTGCTTATGGCCGACCGCCTCGACCGCGGGTAG
- the glmU gene encoding bifunctional UDP-N-acetylglucosamine diphosphorylase/glucosamine-1-phosphate N-acetyltransferase GlmU encodes MSISAVILAAGKGVRMKSDLPKVLHPLWGKPLVHYPVQLAKALHASPISVVTGYRPDGVRAALKSGGVSFVHQSPQGGTGHALMCVGKAWGRFKSPVLMLLGDVPLLKVETLRELMRVHRAQRPAATVLTAEVEKPRGYGRIVRDGLGRVSAIVEELDAREDQKNIPEINTGIFIFDPLFLNSHLSRLGRENQKKEYYVTDLVAIASEEGLPVEAVRVADPREIQGINTRKDLLTARDILRQFTVDDLIERGVTILDGRSVYVEPGVSVGEGTVLHPHVFLRGETRIGRNCEIEPGAVIQNSVLADGVRVKPYCVIEESVIGQGAQVGPFARLRPASRVAEDARVGNFVEMKKTTLGRGSKAQHLSYLGDATIGEGVNVGAGTITCNYDGKKKYRTILEKGVFVGSDTQFVAPVRVGKGAYIGAGSTITENVPPGALALSRAPQKNIKGWTSSRRRHRR; translated from the coding sequence ATGTCGATTTCGGCTGTAATCCTGGCTGCGGGCAAGGGCGTCCGCATGAAATCGGATCTCCCGAAGGTTCTCCACCCCCTCTGGGGAAAGCCACTCGTTCACTATCCGGTGCAGTTGGCGAAGGCGCTCCATGCAAGTCCCATCAGCGTGGTCACGGGGTATCGACCGGATGGAGTTCGAGCCGCGTTGAAGAGTGGCGGCGTGTCCTTTGTTCACCAGAGTCCCCAAGGGGGAACGGGGCACGCGTTGATGTGCGTTGGGAAAGCGTGGGGTCGTTTCAAATCCCCCGTGCTCATGCTGCTGGGCGATGTTCCCCTGCTGAAAGTGGAAACGCTGCGCGAGTTGATGCGCGTGCATCGTGCTCAGAGGCCGGCGGCGACCGTTCTGACCGCCGAAGTGGAGAAGCCGCGGGGATACGGCCGGATCGTGAGAGACGGACTGGGTAGGGTGTCGGCCATTGTAGAGGAGTTGGACGCCCGTGAAGATCAAAAGAACATCCCCGAGATCAATACGGGCATTTTCATTTTCGATCCTTTATTCCTGAATTCCCATTTGTCGCGTTTGGGCAGGGAGAATCAGAAGAAGGAGTATTACGTCACGGATCTTGTGGCAATTGCTTCCGAGGAGGGACTTCCCGTGGAAGCCGTAAGAGTAGCGGATCCCAGGGAGATTCAGGGGATCAACACCCGGAAAGATCTCCTGACCGCGCGGGATATCCTAAGACAGTTCACGGTGGACGATCTGATCGAGAGGGGAGTCACGATCCTGGACGGTCGATCGGTCTATGTTGAGCCGGGCGTGTCCGTCGGCGAGGGGACCGTTCTCCACCCGCACGTTTTTCTTCGAGGGGAGACACGCATCGGGCGGAATTGCGAAATCGAGCCGGGCGCGGTGATTCAGAATTCGGTTCTCGCCGATGGCGTGCGGGTGAAACCCTACTGCGTGATCGAGGAGAGCGTCATCGGGCAGGGTGCGCAGGTGGGTCCATTCGCGCGGTTGCGACCCGCCTCGCGAGTGGCCGAAGATGCCCGCGTGGGTAATTTTGTGGAGATGAAGAAAACAACCCTCGGGCGCGGTTCGAAGGCCCAGCACCTGAGCTACTTGGGCGACGCAACGATCGGGGAGGGCGTGAACGTCGGCGCGGGCACCATCACGTGCAACTACGACGGGAAGAAGAAATACCGGACGATTCTTGAGAAGGGCGTTTTTGTGGGGAGTGACACTCAGTTTGTGGCCCCCGTTCGCGTGGGGAAAGGCGCCTACATCGGCGCCGGCTCGACCATCACGGAAAACGTCCCCCCCGGCGCCCTCGCCCTCTCCCGCGCCCCTCAGAAGAACATCAAGGGCTGGACCTCGTCGCGCCGCAGGCATCGCCGGTAG
- a CDS encoding HlyC/CorC family transporter — MTIGLVLLVSLLFILMEGFFSGSEIAILSCDKIRVKQRSAEGSTAAQLILGWMQHPSRLLSTTLLGTNLAVVLNTVFVTSVILSGGFHHAELLTTFLLGPVVLLFGEILPKSVFQAYATPIALRVAPPLQAVSWILTPLIYVLDRYGRLLGRRKETLRITRDELVILLGRRGGDVKDVERRIIHRIYRFATGRVKDAMVPLAEVAALPETASVGQAVGLILHTGHTRIPVFRERIDHLVGVLRSYELIDQVGSPHQPIRAFVRKPLYVPETKPLVGLLELLKERGVNMAIAVDEFGGAVGFLTREDIVEEIVGEIEDEYDEGRRRWEERDGGTAIDARMDIEHVNEVLGLNLPLSEDYETLAGFVLDRMGRVPKVGDEFKFNGIQYKVTKATPTQVKEVEVRAPDGVGEVSSTSAGT; from the coding sequence GTGACGATCGGACTCGTCCTCCTGGTGTCCCTGCTCTTCATCCTGATGGAGGGCTTCTTCTCCGGATCGGAAATCGCGATCCTTTCGTGCGATAAGATCCGCGTGAAACAGAGATCCGCGGAGGGCAGCACGGCTGCTCAGTTGATTCTCGGCTGGATGCAACACCCCTCGCGCCTGCTTTCGACCACGCTGTTGGGGACGAATCTTGCGGTGGTGCTCAACACCGTCTTCGTAACTTCGGTCATCCTGTCCGGGGGATTTCATCATGCCGAGCTGCTGACCACGTTCCTGCTCGGACCCGTGGTCCTCTTGTTCGGGGAAATTCTTCCGAAGAGCGTATTTCAAGCGTATGCCACCCCCATCGCGCTTCGGGTGGCGCCCCCCCTGCAAGCCGTTTCGTGGATTCTGACGCCGCTCATCTACGTCTTGGATCGGTACGGGCGACTCCTGGGCCGGAGGAAGGAAACCCTGCGGATCACCCGCGACGAACTGGTCATTCTCCTGGGACGCCGGGGGGGGGACGTGAAAGACGTCGAGCGAAGAATCATCCACCGCATCTATCGTTTCGCCACGGGCCGCGTGAAGGACGCCATGGTACCGCTGGCCGAAGTGGCGGCGCTCCCGGAGACGGCTTCGGTGGGGCAGGCCGTCGGGCTGATCCTCCACACCGGTCACACGAGAATCCCGGTGTTTCGAGAGCGGATCGATCACCTGGTCGGCGTGCTGAGGTCGTACGAGCTGATTGATCAAGTGGGATCGCCCCATCAACCGATCCGCGCCTTCGTGCGAAAGCCTCTGTACGTGCCGGAGACCAAACCCCTGGTGGGGCTGCTGGAACTTCTGAAGGAGCGCGGCGTGAACATGGCCATCGCCGTCGATGAGTTCGGAGGCGCGGTGGGCTTCCTCACGCGGGAGGACATTGTGGAAGAAATTGTCGGCGAAATCGAGGATGAGTATGACGAGGGGAGGCGGCGTTGGGAGGAGCGCGACGGCGGAACGGCGATCGACGCGCGGATGGACATCGAGCATGTGAATGAGGTGCTCGGCTTGAACCTTCCTCTCAGTGAGGACTACGAAACGTTGGCCGGATTCGTGCTGGATCGGATGGGGCGGGTGCCGAAGGTGGGGGATGAATTCAAGTTCAACGGGATTCAATACAAGGTGACGAAAGCGACTCCCACGCAGGTGAAAGAGGTTGAAGTTCGCGCCCCGGATGGAGTAGGTGAAGTCAGTTCGACTTCAGCCGGAACGTGA
- a CDS encoding GMC family oxidoreductase has protein sequence MIYTSRTINKKVTETADVCIVGSGAGGGVVAGELSEAGLSVVVLEEGGFFTAEKDFNEIETESFLKVAAWGGFVATREGVILSYGRCLGGGTVKYWADSFRLPRDRFEQWRDPHGIGDEFYSYYDRVEGNLHVEVAPEYLFNEQNKRFREACKTLEWEGGAVPQARQACTSSGFCTLGCPYNRKQSMLVTYVPRASNAGARIFTNCRARRVITENGMAVGIQGTFLDPASETPTHEIEVHAKAVVVSAGGLGSAGLLLRSGVAHKRLGAQLFLNPNYWVMGKFPDPVHSYRNIPSPFAVHEWRKTRRDAQGRHIEGGYLILPGFLHPGSMAALSPWFGPELTEFMSKYDHYGLTLSILDDEVGGRVELDSEGREVPHYAISEPDALKARDYFKKSARMFLASGCEEVIFFDNVGTRVRKDSDIESAVNGIDMKRCIAVGPHIMGTVPMSKDPDFGVLDLNGEARGVKNLFVADGSVFPTSLSLDPSLTIMAFATKIAEGIKKRLA, from the coding sequence GTGATTTACACAAGCCGGACGATCAACAAGAAGGTGACCGAGACGGCCGACGTCTGCATCGTCGGCTCCGGTGCCGGGGGGGGGGTGGTGGCCGGGGAACTTTCGGAGGCGGGACTCTCCGTCGTTGTCCTCGAAGAAGGCGGATTCTTCACCGCGGAGAAGGATTTCAACGAAATCGAGACGGAAAGTTTTCTCAAAGTGGCCGCCTGGGGTGGGTTCGTGGCCACGCGCGAAGGCGTCATCCTCTCGTATGGGCGGTGCCTTGGCGGGGGAACGGTCAAATACTGGGCGGACAGCTTTCGGCTGCCGCGGGACCGATTCGAGCAGTGGCGCGATCCGCATGGGATCGGCGACGAGTTCTATTCGTACTACGACCGGGTCGAAGGCAACCTTCACGTCGAAGTCGCTCCGGAATACCTGTTCAACGAGCAGAACAAGCGATTCCGCGAGGCCTGCAAGACGCTCGAATGGGAGGGAGGGGCCGTTCCGCAGGCACGTCAGGCGTGTACCTCTTCCGGATTCTGCACTCTGGGCTGCCCGTACAACCGCAAGCAAAGCATGCTGGTCACGTATGTCCCCCGGGCGTCGAACGCCGGGGCCAGGATTTTCACCAACTGCCGCGCCCGTCGCGTCATCACCGAAAACGGCATGGCCGTAGGCATTCAAGGCACGTTCCTCGATCCCGCGTCCGAAACACCCACGCACGAGATCGAGGTCCACGCGAAGGCCGTGGTGGTGAGTGCCGGCGGGCTCGGATCGGCCGGACTCCTGCTCCGCTCCGGCGTCGCCCACAAGCGACTTGGCGCACAACTGTTTCTAAACCCGAACTATTGGGTCATGGGCAAATTCCCGGACCCCGTCCACTCGTATCGCAATATCCCGTCGCCGTTTGCCGTCCATGAATGGCGCAAGACGCGTCGCGATGCCCAAGGCCGCCACATCGAAGGGGGCTATCTCATTCTTCCCGGCTTCCTCCATCCCGGCTCAATGGCCGCGCTGAGCCCCTGGTTCGGTCCGGAGCTCACCGAGTTCATGTCGAAATACGATCACTACGGCCTCACGCTTTCTATTTTGGACGACGAGGTCGGTGGCCGCGTGGAGTTGGACTCCGAGGGCCGCGAAGTCCCGCACTACGCCATCAGCGAGCCCGATGCCCTGAAGGCCCGCGATTATTTCAAGAAGTCGGCCCGCATGTTCCTGGCCTCCGGCTGCGAGGAGGTGATCTTCTTCGACAACGTCGGCACACGGGTTCGGAAAGATTCGGACATCGAGAGCGCCGTCAACGGGATCGACATGAAACGCTGCATCGCCGTGGGGCCGCACATCATGGGAACCGTCCCCATGTCGAAAGACCCCGATTTCGGGGTCTTGGACTTGAACGGCGAGGCGCGGGGGGTGAAAAATCTTTTTGTGGCCGACGGGAGCGTTTTCCCCACCTCCTTATCGCTCGATCCCTCGCTCACCATCATGGCTTTTGCGACGAAGATTGCGGAAGGGATCAAGAAAAGGTTGGCATGA
- the thiL gene encoding thiamine-phosphate kinase: MRQKTMLGTEDRFVDALRRRAAGGDPSIRLGIGDDGAVVSGPRGDWVFSVDACVEGIHFDPAIMPLESMGSRALGAALSDLAAMGATPRYYLVSVEIPSAGAENRLRRVYKGFSALEHQWKLHLIGGNVSRGDRLSLHTTVIGELGKDRPLTRSGARPGDGLYVTGTLGESAWGLRLLKDRGRRLNPSERQSVQKFLRPSPRIDEARFLLRHRLASAGMDISDGLLLDLSRLCRASGVGAALREGRIPRPQGATEREMLTGGEDYELLVAVRRKAVVRLSKAASRVFHATFKSIGVIEAAPGVRLHYPDGRIVNASRYGSLGWDHWKS; this comes from the coding sequence GTGCGTCAAAAAACAATGCTGGGGACGGAGGATCGGTTTGTGGATGCTTTGCGTCGTCGAGCGGCGGGCGGAGATCCGTCGATCCGACTTGGAATCGGCGACGATGGGGCCGTGGTCTCCGGACCGAGGGGAGATTGGGTTTTCAGTGTGGACGCGTGTGTGGAAGGAATCCACTTCGACCCGGCCATCATGCCCCTGGAAAGTATGGGTTCCCGAGCGCTGGGCGCGGCGCTCAGCGACTTGGCGGCCATGGGGGCGACCCCCCGCTACTACTTGGTTTCGGTGGAGATTCCTTCGGCGGGCGCGGAGAACCGCTTGCGAAGGGTGTACAAAGGTTTCAGCGCCCTCGAGCATCAATGGAAATTGCACCTCATTGGGGGAAATGTTTCACGGGGGGATCGACTCTCGCTCCATACGACGGTCATCGGAGAGTTAGGCAAAGATCGCCCCCTCACCCGAAGTGGGGCAAGGCCGGGCGACGGCCTGTACGTGACCGGGACCCTCGGCGAGTCGGCATGGGGACTGCGGCTATTGAAGGATCGCGGCCGGCGGCTGAATCCTTCGGAGCGTCAATCCGTTCAGAAGTTTCTTCGGCCGTCTCCGCGAATCGATGAAGCTCGCTTCCTTCTGAGGCATCGATTGGCGTCGGCCGGGATGGATATCAGCGACGGGTTGCTGCTTGATCTTTCCCGCCTCTGCCGCGCGAGCGGCGTGGGAGCTGCGCTGCGGGAGGGTCGGATTCCGCGCCCGCAGGGAGCGACGGAACGAGAGATGCTCACGGGAGGCGAAGACTACGAACTGTTGGTGGCCGTGCGGCGGAAGGCTGTGGTTAGGCTGAGCAAGGCGGCTTCCCGCGTATTCCACGCCACGTTCAAATCGATCGGGGTGATTGAAGCGGCACCGGGGGTTCGACTACACTATCCGGACGGAAGGATTGTGAACGCATCGCGCTACGGCAGTCTGGGGTGGGATCATTGGAAGAGCTAG
- a CDS encoding polysaccharide deacetylase family protein, with product MRRTYSIVTVGSMLSLGLALLLGRPAASWGRSSSASHRDADVPVLIFVPEVAETSYQRGPFSFLPDGIAPIFLRDEPSLNPLLAQTAGRIRGKWHVFPSPVMALRLDRWLAEAASAISPREGAWGANREAPNPYPVTTVAVERGSARVRRVALTFDACSGRHPALDQRVEAVLTRMGVPATIFVGGAWAEHSPDRVRRLARNPLFEIGNHSYSHPHLTRVTDERLMEEIQWTQDILYNLTGSTPRLFRAPFGEVDDRLVRGAALLGLRTIQFDVASGDPDPRATSDRLVSWVLHSARSGSIVVMHINRRGWHTAEALPEIVRSLRRRGFQLVKVSDLLQG from the coding sequence ATGAGGCGAACCTACTCCATCGTTACCGTCGGGTCAATGCTTTCGCTTGGATTGGCGCTGCTGCTGGGACGGCCTGCCGCTTCATGGGGGCGGTCATCAAGCGCCTCCCATCGGGATGCGGATGTTCCAGTGCTGATTTTCGTCCCCGAGGTGGCCGAGACCTCCTATCAGCGCGGGCCATTTAGCTTTCTGCCCGACGGCATCGCGCCTATATTCCTGCGCGACGAACCATCGCTCAATCCGCTCCTCGCGCAAACGGCCGGCCGCATCCGGGGGAAATGGCACGTCTTTCCTTCGCCTGTGATGGCGTTGCGCCTCGACCGCTGGCTGGCCGAGGCCGCGTCGGCGATTTCACCGCGGGAAGGAGCATGGGGAGCGAACCGGGAGGCCCCGAACCCCTATCCGGTAACCACCGTCGCCGTCGAGCGCGGTAGCGCGCGGGTGCGGCGTGTTGCCCTGACCTTTGATGCGTGTTCGGGCAGGCATCCGGCGCTCGACCAACGTGTGGAGGCCGTTCTGACGCGAATGGGAGTCCCGGCCACCATTTTCGTGGGGGGTGCTTGGGCGGAGCATTCGCCGGATCGGGTGCGCCGACTCGCCAGGAATCCCCTCTTCGAAATCGGGAACCATTCCTACAGCCATCCCCATCTTACGCGTGTCACGGATGAACGTCTGATGGAGGAGATTCAGTGGACGCAGGACATCCTGTACAACCTGACCGGCAGTACCCCCAGACTTTTTCGGGCTCCCTTCGGAGAGGTGGACGACCGGCTCGTGCGGGGCGCCGCGCTCCTGGGGCTGAGGACGATTCAATTCGACGTGGCCTCGGGCGATCCCGACCCGCGCGCCACCAGCGACCGCCTGGTGTCGTGGGTGCTGCACAGCGCCCGGAGCGGTTCCATCGTCGTGATGCACATCAATCGAAGGGGCTGGCACACCGCGGAGGCCCTGCCGGAGATCGTCCGATCGCTTCGTCGTCGCGGTTTCCAGCTTGTGAAAGTGTCGGATCTCTTGCAGGGATGA
- a CDS encoding aspartate-semialdehyde dehydrogenase, with product MDGHSVAIVGVTGAVGQEMVHVLHQRKFPVSSLKVFASARSAGKKVKFNGGEETIIELTPESFERNRCDIALMSAGAKISREYAPRAVKAGTVVIDNSSAWRMDPQVPLVVPEVNPGDIKKHKGIIANPNCTAAILCVPLKPIDVAFGLERVVVSTYQAVSGKGARAVDELDQQTRAWARGEPLPHKVWPFDMAFNVITLDWKVGEDGYTEEETKVMQETRKILGLPDLRMSVTTVRVPVFRCHSESVNIQTRKKATAKDVRKELEQAEGVKVLDDPATAQFPRPKDLAGTDPVFVGRIREDHSVENGINIWAVGDQLRKGAALNAVQIAERLLIR from the coding sequence GTGGACGGGCACAGCGTAGCCATTGTGGGGGTTACCGGAGCGGTCGGACAGGAAATGGTCCACGTTCTCCATCAGCGAAAGTTTCCCGTAAGCTCCCTCAAAGTTTTCGCCTCGGCACGCTCCGCGGGGAAGAAAGTGAAATTCAACGGCGGAGAGGAGACCATTATCGAACTCACTCCGGAGTCCTTCGAAAGGAATCGGTGCGACATCGCCCTGATGTCCGCCGGCGCGAAGATCAGCCGCGAGTACGCTCCAAGGGCGGTGAAGGCGGGTACGGTCGTCATCGACAATTCGTCCGCCTGGCGGATGGACCCGCAGGTCCCCCTCGTCGTCCCCGAAGTCAATCCCGGCGACATCAAAAAGCACAAGGGCATCATCGCCAATCCGAACTGCACGGCGGCGATTCTCTGCGTGCCGCTGAAACCAATCGACGTGGCCTTCGGCCTCGAACGCGTGGTCGTCTCCACGTACCAAGCCGTAAGCGGCAAGGGCGCCCGCGCCGTGGATGAACTCGATCAGCAGACCCGCGCCTGGGCAAGGGGCGAACCGTTGCCGCACAAGGTGTGGCCGTTTGACATGGCGTTCAATGTGATTACGCTCGACTGGAAAGTCGGCGAGGACGGCTATACGGAAGAGGAAACCAAAGTCATGCAGGAAACCCGCAAGATCCTCGGTCTGCCGGATCTCCGGATGAGCGTGACCACCGTGCGCGTACCCGTTTTCCGGTGCCACTCGGAGAGCGTGAACATTCAGACGAGGAAGAAGGCGACCGCGAAGGATGTGCGGAAGGAATTGGAACAGGCGGAAGGCGTGAAGGTGTTGGACGATCCGGCGACGGCCCAGTTTCCGCGTCCGAAGGATCTCGCGGGCACCGACCCCGTGTTCGTCGGCCGGATCCGGGAGGACCACAGCGTGGAGAACGGGATCAACATTTGGGCGGTGGGCGACCAGCTCCGAAAAGGCGCCGCGCTCAACGCCGTCCAGATCGCGGAGAGGTTGTTGATCCGATGA